The Acipenser ruthenus chromosome 54, fAciRut3.2 maternal haplotype, whole genome shotgun sequence DNA window tgtgatgataaccagcattattattattattattattattattgtagggatgggaataagactcccattgtatattgatttgatccattcctggtttcataGTGTTATAACACTATCATATAAACGAATCCGTGATGCGTCGGGCGTTTCATACTGTAAATTTAGCGCAGGGTCTTCTCAAACTGTGAGAAAAGGGTTTGTGTTTTTAGACAAAGACTAAACTAAAAACGAGAAAATCACAAGCTTGCGAGACCTGGGGAGGTCTGCTTTGTCAGGTGGAAGAAGGAAAGGGAGGCGGAGGCGAGCTTCGTTATGAATGAACGAGAAGGAGCGTTGCGCTGGGCAGCGGAGACTGACCGTTGATTCTGAAGGCCAGGCCCACGGTGGCCGGAGCTTGTGGTCTGGCGGTCTGGCTGGTGAAGCCGCAGTCGCCCAGAGTCTTACTGTCATCAAGCAACTGGTCATCctgcagagagagaaagagagagagagagagagagagagagagggagagagagagagagagggagagagacagccacacacacaggcagagagggagagagagggagagggagggagacacacagagacagacagcaagagagagagagagagagagagagagagagagggagagagagagagagagggagagagacagccacacacacagacagagagggagagagagggagagggagggaggacacacagagacagacagcgagagagagagagagagggggggaggaagGGAGACACAcagcgacagagagagagagagagagagagagagagagagagagagagagagagacagccacacccacacacagagagagacacagtgacagagagggggagagagagagagagagagagagagagagagagagagagagagagagagaggggggggggggggggggggggggagagggagatacacacagagacagacagcaacAGAGAGagccacacacagagacagacacagagagagagggagacacacacacagagcgacagAGAGATGAacgactaattaataataataataataataacaacaataacaatgataataattaCAAGCAGGCCATCAGGACCAGCACATGTACCGTGACGCACATCGAACGGCGACCTGCATGTCGCGATGCTTATCACATGATATCGCGAGATTAGCGTATCATCACACAGCCCAGCAATGCAGAACACTGCAGACTGTGGGAGTGCTGTGAACGGCTGGGTGAAAACCACAAGCACATCTCTGCATCCGATCACATAGCAGAACTTATGAACCATGTATGGGGGTAGTTGAGGCTCTCTGGGGCTAGCTGAGGCTGCGAAGGGCTAGCTGAGGCTGCGAGGGGCTAGCTGAGGCTGCGAGGGGCTAGCTGAGGCTGCGAGGAGGTATCTCGTGGCGGGTATGAGGGGGGTATCTCGGGGCGTCTGGTTACCTTGTAGAGCCGCTGGTCCTCGGGCGCTCTCTTCAGGATCCCCTCGACGATGCGTTTCAGCTCGTACACCGTCGTGGACTCCTT harbors:
- the elob gene encoding elongin-B — encoded protein: MDVFLMIRRDKTTIFTDAKESTTVYELKRIVEGILKRAPEDQRLYKDDQLLDDSKTLGDCGFTSQTARPQAPATVGLAFRINDDAFEPLRVDSFSSPPELPDVMKPQDSGSSANDQAVQ